A stretch of Chitinophagaceae bacterium DNA encodes these proteins:
- a CDS encoding protein-L-isoaspartate(D-aspartate) O-methyltransferase: METNTFFEDTYRHKGMRKNLIEQLKKQGIQNTDVLSAMLRVPRHYFVNSVFHYRVYDEADPISIGEGQTISQAYTVAIQSHLLDIKKRDRILEIGTGSGYQAAVLLELGADLYSVEYNEVLHAKAKKILADMGYKASLFWKDGSRGLMQHAPYNGIIVTAGAPSIPHSLLEQLSVGGKLIIPIGDRNSQKMYRFIKKSDTEIMQEYFTDTFRFVPLLGEDGWGVLNKEL, encoded by the coding sequence ATGGAAACAAATACTTTCTTTGAGGATACTTACAGGCACAAGGGGATGCGGAAGAATCTAATAGAACAACTGAAGAAACAAGGAATACAAAATACGGATGTTTTGTCTGCTATGCTGAGAGTTCCGAGACATTATTTTGTTAACTCTGTGTTTCATTACAGAGTTTATGACGAAGCAGACCCTATTTCTATCGGAGAGGGGCAAACCATCTCGCAGGCATATACCGTTGCTATTCAAAGTCATTTATTAGATATAAAAAAAAGAGATAGGATATTGGAAATAGGAACGGGTTCGGGCTATCAGGCGGCTGTTCTTTTGGAATTAGGGGCTGATCTGTATAGTGTGGAATATAATGAAGTATTACATGCCAAAGCAAAGAAAATACTTGCAGATATGGGTTATAAAGCTTCTTTGTTTTGGAAAGACGGGTCTCGTGGATTGATGCAACATGCACCTTATAATGGGATAATAGTAACTGCGGGTGCCCCTTCTATCCCTCACTCTCTTTTAGAGCAGCTTTCTGTGGGTGGAAAACTTATTATCCCCATTGGAGATAGGAATTCCCAAAAAATGTATAGATTTATTAAAAAATCGGATACAGAAATAATGCAAGAATATTTTACGGATACGTTTCGATTCGTACCTTTATTAGGAGAAGATGGTTGGGGAGTTCTCAATAAGGAGTTGTGA